One window of Cohnella hashimotonis genomic DNA carries:
- a CDS encoding AraC family transcriptional regulator, protein MRHSIIAGKPEILSGSLIHGSKESPFYFPLHQHELNGEIFLIMEGEGEFRVDGRQYRAKAGSLLLYNRGIWHEERSISDKFAAVYVAYAGLQLQGMLSDCLSSAAQPAMLELGEHFLPVKKLFVDMIEEWSSPLPESAVVANGLFHALTGRLARLLHYSAADQVKKRPHKETVHLARRYMEENYPFDVTLETLAGLTYTNPYHFIHVFKAETGMSPIQYLIRYRIEVAKQYLESTRLPMAEIAEKVGYKSETYFQNLFKKTTGMSPGKYRAASRA, encoded by the coding sequence ATGAGGCACTCGATCATAGCCGGGAAGCCGGAGATTCTGAGCGGATCGCTCATTCACGGGAGCAAGGAATCGCCCTTCTACTTCCCGCTTCACCAGCACGAGCTGAACGGCGAGATATTCCTGATCATGGAGGGAGAAGGGGAATTCCGCGTAGACGGCAGGCAATACCGCGCCAAGGCCGGCAGCCTGCTCCTGTATAATCGGGGCATCTGGCACGAAGAACGGTCGATCAGCGACAAGTTCGCCGCCGTGTACGTCGCGTACGCGGGCCTGCAGCTGCAAGGCATGCTTTCCGACTGTCTGTCGAGTGCCGCCCAGCCGGCCATGCTGGAGCTCGGCGAGCACTTTTTGCCGGTGAAGAAGTTGTTCGTCGACATGATCGAGGAATGGAGCAGCCCGCTGCCCGAATCCGCCGTCGTCGCGAACGGACTGTTCCATGCGCTGACGGGCCGGCTCGCACGGCTGCTGCATTATTCGGCTGCGGATCAAGTAAAAAAGCGCCCGCATAAGGAGACCGTGCATCTCGCGAGGCGCTATATGGAGGAGAATTATCCGTTCGACGTGACGCTCGAGACGCTCGCCGGCCTGACTTATACGAATCCGTACCATTTTATCCACGTGTTCAAGGCGGAGACGGGCATGAGTCCGATCCAGTACTTGATCCGGTACCGCATCGAGGTGGCCAAGCAGTATCTGGAGTCGACGCGGCTGCCGATGGCGGAGATTGCCGAGAAGGTCGGGTACAAGAGCGAGACGTATTTTCAGAACTTGTTCAAAAAGACGACCGGGATGTCGCCGGGGAAGTATCGGGCTGCCAGCCGCGCATAA
- a CDS encoding fumarylacetoacetate hydrolase family protein, translated as MKLVQFYERQNEARKLQVGVLRGEDEIVALNAAGTMRDVIASGGVGALEQGAVYRLSDVKLLSPLTDPEKIVCIGLNYHDHVIESNMQVPKVPVLFPKYNNCLTGHEDEVAIPAEVTQCDYEVELAVVIGKTAKRVPLESAMDYVFGYTVLNDVSARDIQLNEPQWTRGKAIDGFAPTGPWIVTADEIGDPGKLDISLKLNGVTMQDSNTKELIFDVPYLVSFLSNTMTLQPGDIISTGTPPGVGMGKKPQVWLKPGDVVEATVEGIGTLRNTFVSERI; from the coding sequence ATGAAGCTCGTGCAATTTTACGAACGGCAGAATGAAGCGCGCAAGCTTCAGGTAGGCGTGCTTAGAGGAGAAGACGAGATCGTCGCCTTGAACGCGGCGGGGACGATGCGGGACGTCATCGCGTCGGGAGGCGTCGGGGCGTTGGAGCAAGGAGCCGTTTACCGCCTTTCGGACGTGAAGCTGCTGTCGCCGCTCACCGATCCGGAGAAAATCGTCTGCATCGGGCTGAACTATCACGACCACGTGATCGAGTCCAACATGCAGGTGCCCAAGGTGCCGGTCCTGTTTCCCAAATACAACAACTGTCTGACCGGGCACGAGGACGAAGTGGCCATCCCGGCCGAAGTGACGCAGTGCGACTACGAGGTAGAGCTGGCTGTCGTCATCGGCAAGACGGCCAAGCGCGTGCCGCTTGAATCGGCCATGGATTACGTGTTCGGCTACACCGTGTTGAACGACGTGAGCGCGCGGGACATTCAGCTGAACGAGCCCCAATGGACGCGCGGCAAAGCGATCGACGGCTTCGCGCCGACGGGGCCGTGGATCGTGACGGCCGACGAGATCGGAGATCCGGGCAAGCTCGATATCTCGCTCAAGCTGAACGGCGTGACGATGCAGGATTCGAACACAAAGGAACTGATTTTCGACGTCCCGTACCTGGTCTCGTTTCTGTCCAATACGATGACGCTCCAGCCGGGAGACATTATCAGCACGGGTACGCCGCCGGGCGTCGGCATGGGGAAGAAGCCGCAGGTGTGGCTGAAGCCGGGCGACGTCGTCGAGGCGACGGTCGAAGGGATCGGCACGCTGCGCAATACGTTCGTGTCCGAGCGAATCTAA
- a CDS encoding SDR family NAD(P)-dependent oxidoreductase, which translates to MSWENKVVIVTGGGGGIGRAVAMRFAGAGASVVAVGRTLSKVQDVADEIAAAGGRAVAMAADVSSEADVTRVIRDAREAFGRIDVMVNNAAVCPQVRLTDMSLDQWNGVITNNLTSVFLFCRGVVPVMLEQGGGVIVNVSSVHALATLDGYSAYAASKAGIAGLTRAIALDFAKQNIRANTVLPGAVRTPMLESSVKNLDTPRDEIMKQWDESQPIGRVGQPEEIASVVMFAASPDNSFMTGATLVADGGMTVEL; encoded by the coding sequence ATGAGCTGGGAAAATAAAGTCGTGATCGTCACGGGCGGCGGTGGCGGCATCGGACGCGCGGTGGCGATGCGGTTCGCGGGCGCCGGCGCATCGGTCGTCGCGGTCGGCCGCACGCTGTCGAAGGTCCAGGACGTCGCCGACGAGATCGCCGCGGCGGGCGGACGCGCGGTCGCGATGGCTGCCGACGTCTCGTCCGAGGCGGACGTGACGCGGGTCATTCGGGATGCGCGAGAAGCGTTCGGCCGGATCGACGTCATGGTCAACAACGCTGCGGTATGCCCGCAGGTCCGGCTGACCGACATGAGCCTGGATCAGTGGAACGGCGTCATTACGAACAACCTCACCTCCGTCTTCCTGTTCTGCCGGGGCGTCGTTCCGGTCATGCTGGAGCAGGGCGGCGGCGTGATCGTGAACGTCAGCTCGGTCCATGCGCTTGCGACGCTGGACGGCTACTCGGCCTATGCGGCGTCGAAGGCGGGCATTGCCGGGCTCACGCGGGCGATCGCGCTCGACTTCGCGAAGCAGAACATTCGCGCCAATACGGTGCTGCCGGGCGCGGTGCGGACGCCGATGCTCGAGAGCAGCGTCAAAAATCTCGATACGCCGCGGGACGAGATCATGAAGCAGTGGGACGAGTCGCAGCCGATCGGCCGCGTCGGGCAGCCGGAGGAGATCGCGTCCGTCGTCATGTTCGCGGCCAGCCCCGACAACTCGTTCATGACGGGCGCCACGCTGGTCGCCGACGGCGGCATGACGGTGGAGCTATAG
- a CDS encoding galactitol-1-phosphate 5-dehydrogenase: MKALVYEGPRTMNMRDIPLPALQPDEVLVRVSHAGICGSELGGYLGHNSLRKPPLIMGHEFSGTIEQVGDQARGFQVGERVTANPLVTCGQCRYCLNGASQLCGARQLLGAHRPGAFAEFVAVPARNVYRLDDHVSFAEGALAEPYACAIHVCRLLALAPTDRLLIYGAGPIGLFALQAAAAYGVRDAVIVDLNASRLEIARELGGIAVTSLDDLPGGIGEGFDAVIDAVGAEATRQRSVAAARPGGTVVFTGLHEADSRLPVNDMIRAEIGTKGAFAYSRDDFETALRWIGQGRINLLPWTETTSLGEGGAAFEKLIGGPGKIAKIFLTIE; this comes from the coding sequence ATGAAAGCGTTAGTGTATGAAGGACCGCGCACGATGAATATGAGGGACATTCCGCTGCCCGCGCTGCAGCCGGACGAGGTGCTCGTGCGCGTGTCGCATGCGGGCATCTGCGGCTCCGAGCTGGGCGGATATCTCGGGCACAATTCGCTGCGCAAGCCGCCGCTGATCATGGGGCACGAGTTCTCAGGCACGATCGAGCAGGTCGGCGACCAGGCCAGAGGCTTCCAAGTCGGGGAGCGGGTGACGGCGAATCCGCTGGTCACCTGCGGCCAGTGCCGGTATTGCCTGAACGGGGCGTCGCAGCTGTGCGGCGCCCGCCAGCTGCTCGGTGCGCACCGGCCTGGCGCGTTCGCCGAATTCGTAGCGGTGCCCGCGCGGAACGTATACCGGTTGGACGATCATGTCTCGTTCGCGGAGGGCGCGCTGGCCGAGCCGTACGCCTGCGCGATCCACGTTTGCCGCCTGCTCGCGCTCGCGCCGACCGACCGCCTTCTCATCTATGGCGCCGGTCCGATCGGACTGTTCGCACTCCAGGCGGCGGCTGCCTACGGCGTACGCGATGCAGTCATCGTCGACCTGAACGCGTCGCGGCTCGAGATCGCCAGGGAGCTCGGCGGCATCGCGGTAACGAGCCTGGACGACCTGCCGGGCGGCATCGGCGAAGGGTTCGACGCGGTCATCGACGCCGTCGGCGCCGAGGCGACGCGGCAGCGGAGCGTGGCGGCCGCGCGGCCCGGGGGGACGGTCGTCTTCACCGGACTGCACGAAGCGGACAGCCGGCTGCCGGTCAACGACATGATCCGCGCCGAGATCGGCACGAAGGGCGCTTTCGCCTATTCGCGCGACGACTTCGAGACGGCGCTGCGCTGGATCGGGCAGGGGCGCATCAACCTGCTGCCCTGGACGGAGACGACTTCGCTTGGCGAAGGCGGCGCCGCCTTCGAGAAGCTGATCGGCGGACCGGGCAAAATCGCGAAAATCTTTTTAACGATCGAATAG
- a CDS encoding CapA family protein translates to MLTVVAALSGCGAQPPGSSAAQHAGAPHTPPASHAGAPISQAVSQIGNPASGATPIPISVKQKKPIKMIFAGDTMMDGSVKDAIRRHGADYPFSQIKDEVSKADYAVLNLETSVTEASDKDLNQRFNFKSEAGSLDGIKHAGFDMVSLGNNHVLDYKEKGLRDTLKNVEKAGLRHVGAGLNEEEAFRFESVQLNGATVKIGAVTRFMPTTAWKATDKKPGVASAYEPDKILAAIRAASKDADYVLIFIHWGVENTTSPQPWQRKLAADMLDAGASAVIGSHPHVLQGFEFHKGKPIAYSIGNFLFPDYVKGKKADTGLLNLTLDKGKVGVSFHPLSIRNNRIVNRDAAYEAAQLAYLEDLSYGVELHDQAFLEQR, encoded by the coding sequence TTGTTGACCGTTGTTGCGGCGCTGAGCGGATGCGGCGCGCAGCCGCCCGGCAGCTCGGCGGCCCAGCACGCCGGCGCTCCCCATACGCCGCCAGCGTCGCACGCCGGCGCACCGATCTCCCAGGCTGTCTCCCAGATCGGCAACCCGGCGAGCGGAGCGACGCCGATCCCGATTTCCGTCAAGCAGAAGAAGCCGATCAAGATGATTTTCGCGGGCGATACGATGATGGACGGCAGCGTCAAAGATGCGATTCGCCGGCACGGCGCCGATTATCCGTTCAGTCAGATCAAGGACGAGGTAAGCAAGGCCGATTATGCCGTGCTTAATCTGGAGACGTCGGTAACGGAGGCGTCGGATAAAGATCTGAATCAGCGCTTTAATTTCAAATCGGAAGCGGGCTCGCTGGACGGGATCAAGCATGCGGGCTTCGATATGGTCTCGCTCGGCAACAACCATGTGCTCGATTATAAGGAGAAAGGATTAAGAGACACGCTCAAAAACGTCGAAAAGGCCGGCTTGCGCCATGTCGGCGCGGGCCTGAACGAGGAGGAGGCGTTTCGCTTCGAGAGCGTTCAGTTGAACGGCGCTACGGTTAAAATAGGCGCGGTGACGCGCTTCATGCCGACGACCGCATGGAAAGCGACCGACAAGAAGCCAGGCGTAGCGAGCGCTTACGAGCCGGACAAGATTCTGGCGGCGATTCGCGCCGCAAGCAAGGATGCGGATTATGTCCTGATTTTTATCCATTGGGGCGTTGAAAATACGACTTCTCCGCAGCCCTGGCAGCGCAAACTGGCGGCGGACATGCTCGACGCGGGAGCGAGCGCGGTCATCGGCAGCCACCCGCATGTGCTGCAGGGCTTCGAGTTCCATAAGGGCAAACCGATCGCGTACTCCATCGGCAATTTCCTTTTTCCCGACTATGTCAAAGGAAAGAAGGCGGACACGGGCCTGCTCAACCTTACGTTGGACAAAGGGAAAGTCGGCGTTTCCTTTCATCCGCTCTCCATCCGGAACAACCGGATCGTGAACCGAGATGCGGCGTACGAAGCCGCGCAGCTCGCATATTTGGAGGACCTGTCCTACGGCGTGGAGCTTCACGATCAGGCGTTTCTCGAACAAAGATAA